A genome region from Stenotrophomonas maltophilia includes the following:
- the folP gene encoding dihydropteroate synthase, with protein MFDTSPQLDCAGRILRLDRARVMGIVNVTPDSFSDGGAHDTTQAAVAHGLKLVEEGADLLDIGGESTRPGAAPVSVEEELRRVIPVIEQLAARSAVPISIDTFKPEVMRAAVAAGAGMINDIYGLRQDGALEAAADVGVPVVLMHMRGEPGHMQADPHYDDVVAEVHGFLVQRLFAAEMAGIAKKNLLIDLGFGFGKTTAHNMTLLARSERFLELGVPMLAGLSRKRSLGELTGRDAPSERVAASVAAHLIAVQRGARIVRVHDVAATVDALKIWQAVDAVPTPRADATPSIRWPDED; from the coding sequence ATGTTCGATACCTCGCCCCAGCTCGATTGCGCCGGCCGCATCCTGCGCCTGGACCGTGCCCGGGTCATGGGCATCGTCAACGTCACCCCGGACTCGTTCTCCGACGGCGGCGCGCACGACACAACCCAAGCCGCAGTCGCGCACGGCCTGAAGCTGGTGGAGGAGGGCGCCGACCTGCTCGACATCGGTGGCGAATCGACCCGTCCGGGCGCTGCGCCGGTATCGGTCGAGGAAGAACTGCGCCGGGTGATTCCGGTGATCGAGCAGTTGGCCGCGCGCAGCGCCGTGCCGATCAGCATCGACACCTTCAAGCCGGAGGTGATGCGCGCAGCCGTGGCGGCCGGCGCCGGCATGATCAACGACATCTATGGCCTGCGCCAGGACGGCGCATTGGAAGCCGCTGCCGACGTCGGCGTGCCGGTGGTGCTGATGCACATGCGGGGTGAGCCGGGCCATATGCAGGCCGATCCGCACTACGACGATGTGGTTGCCGAGGTGCACGGTTTCCTTGTGCAGCGGCTGTTCGCTGCGGAAATGGCCGGTATCGCCAAGAAGAATCTGCTGATCGATCTCGGCTTCGGTTTCGGCAAGACCACCGCCCACAACATGACCCTGCTGGCACGCTCCGAGCGCTTCCTGGAACTGGGCGTGCCGATGTTGGCCGGCTTGTCGCGCAAGCGCAGCCTCGGCGAACTGACCGGCCGCGACGCGCCCTCCGAGCGCGTGGCTGCCTCGGTGGCCGCACACCTGATTGCGGTCCAGCGCGGTGCGCGAATCGTTCGCGTGCATGACGTGGCAGCCACCGTGGATGCGCTGAA